Part of the Alteribacter lacisalsi genome, CTCCGCTTCACACGGGCACGCCTGTTGAAGACAGCGCCCGCTTCCGGTAAACTAATTAAGTTATCTCAGCCGAACCACCCCAACTGTAACCACACGAAAGGAGCCTTGCCGCATGAACGTTATTGAAGTTCACGGCCTGCGAAAAGAATTCAAGTCCTACTCGAGCCGGAAAGGGCTCGGCGGTGCTTTTCGCGATCTGTTAACACGAAACTACACGGTGCTCCGTGCCGTGGATGATATATCCCTGAACGTCAAACAGGGAGAAATGGTCGCCTACATCGGTGAAAACGGTGCCGGTAAATCGACGACAATCAAGATGCTCACCGGCATTTTAACCCCCACAGCAGGGGAGGTACGAGTGAACGGCATGGACCCGCACCGCCAGCGGGAGGCGTTTGTCCGCACGATCGGCGTCGTATTCGGCCAGCGCTCACAGCTCTGGTGGGACATCGCCGTCCAGGAGTCGTTCCGCCTGCTTAAGAAAGTATACCGTCTCTCCGACGAGCATTACGACACCCATATGAAGGAAGTCATCGAAACGCTGGAGATCGAACCGCTCCTTGATAAGCCGGTACGAAAGCTCAGCCTCGGGCAGCGGATGCGCTGCGAGCTCGCTGCGGCGCTCATTCACAATCCGCCGCTGTTATTTTTGGACGAGCCGACGATCGGTCTCGACGTGCTCGTGAAAATGAAGA contains:
- a CDS encoding ABC transporter ATP-binding protein, producing the protein MNVIEVHGLRKEFKSYSSRKGLGGAFRDLLTRNYTVLRAVDDISLNVKQGEMVAYIGENGAGKSTTIKMLTGILTPTAGEVRVNGMDPHRQREAFVRTIGVVFGQRSQLWWDIAVQESFRLLKKVYRLSDEHYDTHMKEVIETLEIEPLLDKPVRKLSLGQRMRCELAAALIHNPPLLFLDEPTIGLDVLVKMKMREFLKNINRKYKTTILLTTHDLSDIEALCDRVVLLDEGRIIYDGGLEALQNNWVEGKQVEFEFQKPVAKEDLEHITRDFPVKWRAAEKLRGWKATVEGDDDTVSRVMSIVMSHHSISDVKLNQVSTEEVIRNIYEEGIHRHG